The Streptomyces sp. NBC_01439 genome contains the following window.
GCCCGTACCGTAGGCTCCCGCCCCTTCAGAGGGCCTCGTCCGTCGGTCAGGCGGGGCTCGCGGCGTGTCCGGCACGCACGCCCGCTCGTGGTGTTCTCGTCGGTCGCTGACGTGCCGCGCCCGCTGCTTCCGCGCCGGCTGCCTTCACGTCGACTGCTCCTCGGACGTGCGGGCGCGCGCACGGGACACCGTTCCCCGATCCGACCCGGCCCGACCCGATCCGGCTTTACCCGGCCCGGCCCGGCCTGGTCCGACGCCCTAGCATCCCCCGCCGACGGTCGCGTCGTGGGGCCGGGCTGCCGTCATGCCCCGACGGGCGGTAACCTCCGGCTCATGTCCCGCCATGTCGCCATCGTCACCGATTCCACGGCCTACCTGCCCCGACCGGCCATGGCGCGGCACGGAATCACCGCCGTCCCGCTCACCGTCGTGCTCGGCGGCGAGGCACTCGAGGAAGGCACCGAGATCTCGGCGCGCAGCCTGGCCCTGGCCCTGCAGAAGCGCCGCTCGGTCACTACCTCGCGCCCGAGCACGGAGGAGTTCGTCCGGGCCTACCGGGAGGCGGCGGACGCCGGGGCGACGGGCATCGTCAGCCTGCACCTGTCCGCCGAGTTCTCCGGCACCTACGACGCGGCCGTGGTCGCCGCCAGGACCGCACCCGTTCCGGTCCGCGTCCTGGACACCGGCATGGTCGCGATGGCCCTCGGTTTCTGCGCGCTCGCCGCCGCCGAGGTCGCCGAGGCGGGCGGATCCGTGGACGAGGCCGTGGCGGCCGCAGAGAAGCGCGCGGCGGACATGGCCGCGTACTTCTACGTCGACACCCTCGACTACCTCCGCCGCGGCGGCCGGATCGGGGCCGCGCAGGCCCTCCTCGGCTCCGCCCTGGCGGTGAAGCCCCTGCTGACGCTGGACGGCGGGCGGATCGAGATGCTGGAGAAGGTCCGTACGTCGGCCAAGGCCATCGCCCGCCTGGAAGAGCTGGCCGTCGCGCGCGCCGGCTCCGCCGACGTCGATGTGGCTGTGCACCACCTGGCGGCTCCGGAGCGGGCGGAGAAGCTCGCCGAGCGGCTCCGCGAACGCATCCCCGGGCTGGTCGAACTGCACGTCAGCGAGGTCGGCGCGGTGATCGGGGCGCACACCGGCCCGGGGCTGCTGGCGGCGGTCGTCTCGCCCCGCTGATCACCGGAACGGGTGGCTCGGTTATCCACAAGGGAGCTTTTTTCCACCGGAATTGAGTGATCCGAACCGGGGACGGGATCGGCCTCTACGGTCGTGGCATGACTCTTCGAACGCGTGCTTCGCATCCGTCGGGCGCCACCGGTGGCCCGGGTCGCTCCCGTCTCTCCGACGGCCGACTTTCCGATGGCCGGCTCTCCGGCAGCGGCCTGCGCCATCGTCGTACGGCGCGACGTGGCCGGCGGGTTCCTCATCCGGAGCCGGGCGCGGTGCGCCGACGGGCCGAGGCCTTGCTGGGCGGCAGCAGCCCGCCGCATGTACCGCCCCCGCCACCGCCCCCGCCCGCGCCGCTCCGGGCGCTCCAGACCCCGCCCGGGGCCCCCGACGGGGTGGATGTGCAGGCGCCGCCCGATGAGGCGCCCGGGCTGCCCTCAGGGGCTGCGTGGAGGCTGGCCGTGCGGGAGCGGCTACCGCTGTGGCTGCAGGACCGCTGCGAGATGCGGCCGCGTGCGGTGGCTGCCGTCGGAGTGGTGCTGCTCGCCGCGGTCGGCTTCGCCGGGCAGCAGTACTGGGCGGACAGGCCGCGGGCGGTGACCGTACCCGCGGTGGTCGCCCCGGGGGCCGTACCGGCGGCGGCCACGGCACCGGCCGGGGCTCCGGCAGCGGGGACCGGCGGGGTCGGTGGGGCCGCGCGGATCGTCGTCGACGTCAGTGGCAAGGTCCGGGACCCCGGGGTACGGCGGCTGCCCGCCGGTTCGCGGGTGGAGGACGCGTTGGCCGCCGCCGGGGGAGTGCCTCCCGGCACCGACACGACCGGGCTGAACCGGGCCCGCGTGCTGGTCGACGGCGAGCAGGTGGTTGTGGGCGCCCCGGCGCAGCCGCCACCGGCCGCCGGTGCGGGCGGCGGTGTCGGCTCCGGTCCGGGCGCCGGCCTCGGCCCCGGACCGCTGAGCCTGGGCTCGGCCACGGTCGCCCAGCTCGACGGCCTGCCGGGGGTCGGGCCGGTACTGGCGCAGCACATCGTCGACTTCCGTACCGCCCGCGGCGGCTTCCGCTCCGTGGAGGAGCTCCGCCAGGTCGACGGCATCGGTGAGCGGCGCTTCGCCGACCTGCGCGCGCTGGTGCGGCCGTGAACCGCCCGGCGGGACCGGTTCCGCCGGACCTCCGCCTCGCGGTGCCCGCCGTGGCCGCCTGGGCGGCGGCCGCGGTCGCCCTGGACATGCCCGTCCACCAGACCGCCCTCGGGGTGGGCCTGGCGATGGTCTGCGCGGGCCTGCTGATGCTGGGCGCGTGCCGGCGTCCGGGCCGGCTGTGGCGGCTCGCGCCGGTCGCTGCGGCGGCCCTGCTGTGCGGGGCCGCCGGGGCGGGGGTGGCAGGGCTCCAGCAGGCCGAGGCACGGGCCGGGCCGGTGACCGGTCTGGCACGGCAACACGCCCGTGTTTTCGCGGAGCTCACCGTCGGCTCCGACCCCAGGGCCGCCCGGAGCGCGAGCGGGCCACCGGTGGTGGTGCTGGACGCGGTGGTGACCCGGGTGACCGGGCCCGACGGGTCGAGCACCTGGGTCGATACCCCGGTACGGGTGCTGGCCGGGCATCCGGAATGGGCCCGCCTGCAGCCTTCCACCCGGGTGGTGGCGGCCGCCCGGCTGGCCCCGGCGCAGGGCGGGGAGCGGGCCGTGGCGCTGCTCCGCCCGGCCGGTGACACCCCGCCCGGGGTGACCGGCGGCCCGGATACCGTCCAGCGGATCGCGGGGCGGATGCGATCCGGGCTGCGCGAGGCCACCGAAGGGCTCGCACCGGACGCCGGGGCCCTGCTGCCGGGGCTGGTCGTCGGGGACACGTCCAGGGTTCCGCCCGATCTGCACGAGGCCTTTCGGGCCACCGACCTGCTGCACCTGCTGGCCGTCTCCGGGTCCAACCTGACCGTGGTGCTGTTCCTGCTCATCGGGTCCCCGGCCCGGGCGCAGCAGGCCGAACGGCGCGGGCTGGCACCCCGGCTCGGCCTCTCGCTGCGGGTGACCGCCCTGTGCGGGGCGGCCCTGACGCTGGCCTTCGTGGTGGTGTGCCGGCCGGAACCGAGCGTGTTGCGAGCAGCTGCCTGCGGTGCGGTCACCCTGTTGGCCATCGCCACCGGACGGCGCAGGTCATTGATCCCGGCCCTGGGCGCGGCCGTGCTGCTGCTGGTGCTCTACGACCCGTGGCTGGCCCGCAGCTACGGCTTCCTGCTCTCCGTGCTGGCCACCGGGGCGCTGCTCACCCTCGCTCCGCGATGGAGCCAAGCCCTGCGGCGCCGTGGGGCGGGGCCGCGACTCGCCGAGGCGCTGGGAGCTGCCGCGGCCGCGCAGGCGGTGTGCGCGCCCGTGGTGGCCGTGCTGGCCGCCCGGGTCAGCCTGGTGGCGGTGCCGTGCAACCTGCTGGCCGAACTGGCGGCCGGTCCCGCGACGGTACTCGGCTTCGCCTCGCTCGCGGTGGCTCCGGTGTGGATGCCCGCCGCGGAGCTGCTCGCCCGTTGCGCGGGGGTGCCGGCGGGGTGGATCGCGGGTGTGGCCCGGGCCGGGGCCCGGTTTCCGGGTGCGGAGCTCTCGTGGCCGGGCGGGCTCACCGGCGGCGTTCTGTTGGCCGCCGCCACCCTGGCCGTCGTCGTGGTCGTCGGTGTCCGGTTCCGCGGGCGCGGGTGGCTCTGCTCCGCCCTGGCGGCGCTGCTGCTCCTGGCCGTACTGCGGCCACCGCAGCTCACCCGCACGCTCTCCGGCTGGCCGCCGCCCGACTGGAGCTACGTTCAGTGCGCCGTCGGGCAGGGGGACGCTGCTGCGCTCTCCGTCGGCCCGGGGGAGGCCCTGGTGGTGGACGCCGGCCCGGAGCCCGGACCGGTGGACGAGTGTCTGCGCGCCCTGGGCGTGCACCGCGTTCCGCTGCTCCTGCTGACCCACTTTCACGCCGACCACGTAGGAGGTCTGCCGGGGGTGCTGCGGGGCCGGTCCGTCGGTGTGATCCAGACCACCGCACTCGAAGATCCGCCGGGGCAGGCCGAGTTCGTCCGGCGGACCGCGGCGGCCGCCGGCGTGCCGATCGTGAAGGCGGTGCAGGGCGAGCGCCGCCGGGCCGGGGCGTTCGAGTGGGAGGTGCTCTGGCCGCCGCCGGCCGGGCCTCCGCCCGAGGGGCCTAACGATGCGAGCGTCGCCCTGTCGGTGCGCGGCGCGGGGCTGACCCTGCTCCTGCTCGGCGACCTCGAACCTCCCGCCCAGCAAGCCCTCTTGAGGGCACATCCGGACCTCGGCCCGGTGGACGTCCTCAAGGTCGCCCATCACGGTTCCGCGCACCAGGACCCGGAGCTGTACGCCCGGATCCGGCCACGGCTCGCGCTCGTTCCCGTCGGCGCGGCCAACCGCTACGGACACCCCGCGCCGAGTACGCTCGCCCGGCTGCGGGAGTTGGGGTCGACCGTGCTGCGCACCGACACCGACGGCTCGATCGCCGTCGCAGGAAGCGGAGTTCAGTTACGTTCGTTTCCGGCCAATCGGCGGCGGAATCGGCGCGGCCATACCGGGCGCGACCACTCTGTTTGCCCACAACCCGACAGCATGATCGAATGCGTCTTCGCCAGAACGGTCCAAGTCCACACAGCACGGGGGTGCATCAGCCATGTTCGGTCGCCGACGGGGGATGGAGTCGGCCGGAAGTTCCAGCCCGACCACATCCGCGACACTGACGTTGCCGCCGACGGCGCGTCTGCTCAGCGGCCGGGTTCTCGACACGGTCCACCGACCGGTTCGGCAGGCCGCGTTCGAGGTGACCGACCCGATCGGCCGGCGCATCGTCAGCGGCGAGACCGACCCGTACGGTGGCTTCGCCGTGGCCGTACCGGAGGGGGAGTACCGGCTCTCCGTGACCGCGGAGGGGTACG
Protein-coding sequences here:
- a CDS encoding ComEA family DNA-binding protein — its product is MRERLPLWLQDRCEMRPRAVAAVGVVLLAAVGFAGQQYWADRPRAVTVPAVVAPGAVPAAATAPAGAPAAGTGGVGGAARIVVDVSGKVRDPGVRRLPAGSRVEDALAAAGGVPPGTDTTGLNRARVLVDGEQVVVGAPAQPPPAAGAGGGVGSGPGAGLGPGPLSLGSATVAQLDGLPGVGPVLAQHIVDFRTARGGFRSVEELRQVDGIGERRFADLRALVRP
- a CDS encoding DegV family protein → MSRHVAIVTDSTAYLPRPAMARHGITAVPLTVVLGGEALEEGTEISARSLALALQKRRSVTTSRPSTEEFVRAYREAADAGATGIVSLHLSAEFSGTYDAAVVAARTAPVPVRVLDTGMVAMALGFCALAAAEVAEAGGSVDEAVAAAEKRAADMAAYFYVDTLDYLRRGGRIGAAQALLGSALAVKPLLTLDGGRIEMLEKVRTSAKAIARLEELAVARAGSADVDVAVHHLAAPERAEKLAERLRERIPGLVELHVSEVGAVIGAHTGPGLLAAVVSPR